A part of Corvus cornix cornix isolate S_Up_H32 chromosome Z, ASM73873v5, whole genome shotgun sequence genomic DNA contains:
- the TJP2 gene encoding tight junction protein ZO-2 isoform X2 yields MKTAQALQRMWSHAVKKLGILKGHAPGMEELIWEQYTVTLQKDSKRGFGIAVSGGRDNPHFENGETSIVISDVLPGGPADGLLQENDRVVIVNGTPMENVLHSFAVQQLRKSGKVATIVVKRPRKVQAAALKRSPSLDYEDRALDVMDDHAEFDGKSARSGYSERSWHSGNGGRSQSWGNSLDQSYRDEQDRGRNRSRDRDRECSYSRDRSRGRSVDRSLDRDYRRDRSRGRSIDRDGGYERDYRGDYSPPSYSHGSLSDPRYGREMRSRSRDRLRSRSPSPEIHHQHEYIGPQDPPISVLLTKGRHNEEYGLRLGSQIFIKEMTRTGLATKDGNLHEGDIILKINGTVTENMSLADARKLIEKSRGKLQLVVLRDRKQTLLNIPSLNDSDSEMDDISEIESNRSFSPQDDRLHHSDLDSHSSNEKLKEKPNAKEDPSSRMSRMGAMPTPFTSTGDIATPAATAVDSNKEMKYQDDPAVPQPKAVTRTILKPSPEDEAIYGPNTKMVRFKKGDSVGLRLAGGNDVGIFIAGIQEGTSADQEGLQEGDQILKVNTQDFRGIVREEAVLYLLEIPKGETVTILAQSKYEVYRDIMACGRGDSFFIRSHFECEKESPQSLAFTRGEIFRVVDTLYDGKLGNWLAVRIGNELEKGLIPNKSRAEQMASVQNAQKDGSSDRADFWRTRGQRSGAKKNLRKSREDLTAIVSVSTKFPAYERVQLREAGFKRPVVIFGPIADVAMEKLSNDLPHLYQTAKTEPRDAGSEKSTGVVRLNTVRQIIEQDKHALLDVTPKAVDLLNYTQWFPIVVFFNPDSKQGVKTMRQRLCSTSNKSSRKLYEQANKLKKTCSHLFTATINLNSANDSWYGSLKDTIQQQQGEAVWVSEGKMDGMEDDADDRMSYLTAMGADYLSCDSRLISDLEDTDGEGGAYTDNELDEPSEEPRISSVSRSSEPVYHEESLKKFTPEPRAQLRKAGSREILREPSPPPAFKPEPPKGKLQNKEDPYDFPKNYDSKSSNVAVSSETSTVSVKAAPPPVSVKPAFGRLILRNSQPAVVPAEEEEEAKLEEEGSEQENTPKSVLRKVKIFEEMDHKARMQRMQELQEAQNARLEIAQKHPDIYAVPVKTQKSEQNWPQPMSSRPPEPQKPPVRPYLENRVSYSSDVEEEEEEYRRQLADHSKKGYYGQPSRYRDTEL; encoded by the exons ATGAAGACAGCTCAAGCTCTGCAGAGAATGTGGTCACATGCAGTCAAAAAGTTGGGGATTTTGAAAGGGCAC GCCCCAGGCATGGAAGAGCTGATATGGGAACAGTACACAGTGACCTTACAAAAG GATTCAAAACGAGGATTTGGGATTGCAGTTTCTGGCGGCAGAGATAACCCTCATTTTGAAAATGGTGAAACATCGATAGTCATTTCGGATGTTCTCCCAGGTGGTCCAGCAGATGGATTACTTCA agaaaatgaCCGAGTGGTCATAGTTAATGGGACCCCGATGGAAAATGTTCTGCATTCTTTTGCAGTTCAGCAGCTTAGGAAAAGTGGAAAAGTGGCCACCATC GTAGTGAAAAGACCAAGGAAAGTGCAGGCTGCTGCGCTGAAGAGAAGCCCCTCCCTTGACTATGAGGACAGAGCTCTAGATGTAATGGATGACCATGCAGAATTTGATGGCAAAAGTGCTCGAAGCGGCTATAGTGAGAGAAGCTGGCACAGTGGGAATGGAGGGCGCAGCCAAAGCTGGGGAAACAGCCTGGATCAGAGCTATAGAGATGAGCAAGACCGAGGGCGTAACCGAAGCAGAGACCGTGACAGGGAATGCAGCTACAGCCGTGATCGAAGTCGTGGTAGGAGCGTTGACAGGAGCTTGGATCGAGACTACAGAAGAGATcggagcaggggaaggagcatCGACAGGGATGGTGGCTATGAACGGGACTACAGAGGAGACTACAGTCCACCCAGTTACAGTCATGGATCTTTATCTGATCCTAGATATGGGAGGGAAATGAGGAGTCGTAGTCGGGACAGGCTTCGTTCCCGCAGTCCTTCACCTGAAATACACCACCAACATGAGTACATTGGACCGCAGGATCCACCAATCAGTGTTCTCCTAACAAAAGGCAGACATAATGAAG AATATGGACTCCGTCTTGGAAGTCAGATCTTCATAAAAGAAATGACCCGTACTGGCCTAGCAACCAAAGATGGCAACCTTCATGAAGGAGATATCATTCTCAAG ATCAATGGTACAGTGACAGAGAACATGTCTTTAGCTGATGCCCGAAAATTGATTGAGAAATCACGTGGGAAACTCCAGCTGGTTGTTCTCAGGGACCGAAAGCAGACACTGCTCAACATTCCTTCACTGAACGACAGTGACTCAGAAATGGATG atatttctgaaatagaGTCAAACAGATCATTCTCCCCTCAAGACGACAGATTACATCATTCTGATCTAGATTCACATTCATCcaatgaaaaactgaaagagaaaccAAA tgCAAAAGAGGATCCCTCCAGTAGGATGTCCAGAATGGGAGCAATGCCTACTCCATTCACATCAACTGGTGACATTGCTACTCCTGCTGCTACAGCTGTAGACtcaaacaaagaaatgaagtaCCAAGATGACCCAGCAG TGCCTCAGCCAAAAGCAGTTACACGGACAATTCTCAAACCCAGCCCGGAAGACGAAGCGATATATGG TCCTAATACAAAAATGGTGAGATTCAAGAAGGGGGACAGCGTGGGTCTACGACTGGCTGGTGGAAATGATGTAGGGATATTTATTGCTGGAATTCAAGAAGGTACCTCAGCTGATCAGGAGGGACTGCAGGAAGGAGATCAGATCCTTAAG GTAAACACTCAAGACTTCAGAGGTATTGTTCGGGAAGAAGCTGTTTTGTATCTCTTAGAAATTCCCAAAGGTGAAACTGTGACAATTTTGGCTCAAAGCAAATATGAAG TCTACAGAGACATCATGGCCTGTGGCAGAGGAGATTCATTCTTCATCAGGAGTCATTTTGAGTGTGAAAAAGAGTCACCACAGAGCTTAGCATTCACCAGAGGGGAGATATTTAGAGTAGTTGATACACTGTATGATGGCAAACTGGGAAACTGGCTGGCTGTGAGAATTGGAAATGAACTGGAAAAGGGTCTCATTCCAAATAAGAGCAG AGCTGAACAGATGGCCAGTGTTCAAAATGCCCAAAAGGACGGCTCAAGTGACAGGGCAGATTTCTGGAGAACACGTGGCCAGCGATCTGGAGCGAAAAAGAATCTGAGGAAGAGTCGTGAAGATCTGACAGCTATTGTATCTGTGAGCACAAAATTCCCAGCTTACGAGCGCGTTCAGCTGCGTGAAG ctggtTTTAAGAGACCTGTGGTGATATTTGGCCCTATTGCAGATGTTGCTATGGAGAAGTTGTCAAATGATTTGCCTCACTTGTACCAGACAGCAA AGACAGAACCCAGAGATGCAGGTTCGGAGAAGTCAACTGGGGTAGTGCGCTTGAACACAGTGAGGCAAATCATTGAGCAG GATAAACATGCTCTGTTGGATGTTACTCCTAAAGCAGTGGACCTGCTAAATTACACCCAGTGGTTTCCAATAGTGGTGTTCTTTAACCCAGACAGTAAGCAGGGTGTGAAGACCATGAGACAAAGGCTATGTTCTACATCAAACAAGAGCTCGAGAAAACTTTACgagcaagcaaacaaactgaAGAAGACTTGTTCCCACCTCTTTACAG CAACCATTAATTTGAATTCAGCCAATGATAGCTGGTATGGTAGCCTGAAGGATACAATCCAGCAACAGCAAGGAGAAGCAGTATGGGTATCGGAAGGAAAG ATGGATGGCATGGAAGATGATGCAGATGATCGTATGTCCTACCTTACTGCCATGGGTGCTGACTATTTGAGCTGTGACAGTCGGCTGATCAGTGACCTCGAGGATACAGATGGAGAAGGTGGTGCATACACTGACAATGAACTTGATGAGCCTTCAGAGGAACCAAGGATTTCATCTGTTAGCCGGTCCTCTGAACCTGTGTATCATGAGGAG agtttaaaaaaatttactcCAGAACCAAGGGCTCAGTTGAGAAAAGCTGGTAGCAGGGAGATCCTCAGAGAACCAAGTCCACCTCCAGCATTCAAGCCTGAACCACCTAAG GGAAAGTTGCAAAACAAAGAGGATCCGTATGACTTCCCCAAGAACTATGACTCCAAATCAAGTAATGTTGCTGTCAGCAGTGAGACTTCAACTGTATCAGTAAAAGCAGCACCACCACCTGTTTCTGTGAAACCTGCCTTTGGGCGTCTCATTCTGAGAAACTCTCAGCCAGCAGTCGtgcctgcagaggaggaggaggaggcaaagttggaagaggaaggaagcgAACAAGAAAATACTCCAAAATCAGTACtgaggaaagtaaaaatatttgaggAGATGGATCACAAGGCAAGGATGCAAAGAATGCAAGAGCTACAAGAGGCCCAAAATGCCAGG cttGAAATAGCCCAGAAGCATCCGGATATTTATGCCGTCCCTGTCAAAACACAGAAGTCAGAACAAAACTGGCCCCAGCCAATGAG CTCCAGGCCTCCAGAACCCCAGAAGCCTCCTGTTAGACCTTACCTGGAGAACCGTGTCAGTTACAGCAGTGatgtggaagaggaggaggaggaatacCGCCGGCAGCTGGCAGACCACTCTAAGAAGGGCTATTATGGACAGCCATCCAGATACAGAGACACAGAATTGTAG
- the TJP2 gene encoding tight junction protein ZO-2 isoform X4, translated as MKYEEIGKAPGMEELIWEQYTVTLQKDSKRGFGIAVSGGRDNPHFENGETSIVISDVLPGGPADGLLQENDRVVIVNGTPMENVLHSFAVQQLRKSGKVATIVVKRPRKVQAAALKRSPSLDYEDRALDVMDDHAEFDGKSARSGYSERSWHSGNGGRSQSWGNSLDQSYRDEQDRGRNRSRDRDRECSYSRDRSRGRSVDRSLDRDYRRDRSRGRSIDRDGGYERDYRGDYSPPSYSHGSLSDPRYGREMRSRSRDRLRSRSPSPEIHHQHEYIGPQDPPISVLLTKGRHNEEYGLRLGSQIFIKEMTRTGLATKDGNLHEGDIILKINGTVTENMSLADARKLIEKSRGKLQLVVLRDRKQTLLNIPSLNDSDSEMDDISEIESNRSFSPQDDRLHHSDLDSHSSNEKLKEKPNAKEDPSSRMSRMGAMPTPFTSTGDIATPAATAVDSNKEMKYQDDPAVPQPKAVTRTILKPSPEDEAIYGPNTKMVRFKKGDSVGLRLAGGNDVGIFIAGIQEGTSADQEGLQEGDQILKVNTQDFRGIVREEAVLYLLEIPKGETVTILAQSKYEVYRDIMACGRGDSFFIRSHFECEKESPQSLAFTRGEIFRVVDTLYDGKLGNWLAVRIGNELEKGLIPNKSRAEQMASVQNAQKDGSSDRADFWRTRGQRSGAKKNLRKSREDLTAIVSVSTKFPAYERVQLREAGFKRPVVIFGPIADVAMEKLSNDLPHLYQTAKTEPRDAGSEKSTGVVRLNTVRQIIEQDKHALLDVTPKAVDLLNYTQWFPIVVFFNPDSKQGVKTMRQRLCSTSNKSSRKLYEQANKLKKTCSHLFTATINLNSANDSWYGSLKDTIQQQQGEAVWVSEGKMDGMEDDADDRMSYLTAMGADYLSCDSRLISDLEDTDGEGGAYTDNELDEPSEEPRISSVSRSSEPVYHEESLKKFTPEPRAQLRKAGSREILREPSPPPAFKPEPPKGKLQNKEDPYDFPKNYDSKSSNVAVSSETSTVSVKAAPPPVSVKPAFGRLILRNSQPAVVPAEEEEEAKLEEEGSEQENTPKSVLRKVKIFEEMDHKARMQRMQELQEAQNARLEIAQKHPDIYAVPVKTQKSEQNWPQPMSSRPPEPQKPPVRPYLENRVSYSSDVEEEEEEYRRQLADHSKKGYYGQPSRYRDTEL; from the exons ATGAAGTATGAAGAAATTGGCAAG GCCCCAGGCATGGAAGAGCTGATATGGGAACAGTACACAGTGACCTTACAAAAG GATTCAAAACGAGGATTTGGGATTGCAGTTTCTGGCGGCAGAGATAACCCTCATTTTGAAAATGGTGAAACATCGATAGTCATTTCGGATGTTCTCCCAGGTGGTCCAGCAGATGGATTACTTCA agaaaatgaCCGAGTGGTCATAGTTAATGGGACCCCGATGGAAAATGTTCTGCATTCTTTTGCAGTTCAGCAGCTTAGGAAAAGTGGAAAAGTGGCCACCATC GTAGTGAAAAGACCAAGGAAAGTGCAGGCTGCTGCGCTGAAGAGAAGCCCCTCCCTTGACTATGAGGACAGAGCTCTAGATGTAATGGATGACCATGCAGAATTTGATGGCAAAAGTGCTCGAAGCGGCTATAGTGAGAGAAGCTGGCACAGTGGGAATGGAGGGCGCAGCCAAAGCTGGGGAAACAGCCTGGATCAGAGCTATAGAGATGAGCAAGACCGAGGGCGTAACCGAAGCAGAGACCGTGACAGGGAATGCAGCTACAGCCGTGATCGAAGTCGTGGTAGGAGCGTTGACAGGAGCTTGGATCGAGACTACAGAAGAGATcggagcaggggaaggagcatCGACAGGGATGGTGGCTATGAACGGGACTACAGAGGAGACTACAGTCCACCCAGTTACAGTCATGGATCTTTATCTGATCCTAGATATGGGAGGGAAATGAGGAGTCGTAGTCGGGACAGGCTTCGTTCCCGCAGTCCTTCACCTGAAATACACCACCAACATGAGTACATTGGACCGCAGGATCCACCAATCAGTGTTCTCCTAACAAAAGGCAGACATAATGAAG AATATGGACTCCGTCTTGGAAGTCAGATCTTCATAAAAGAAATGACCCGTACTGGCCTAGCAACCAAAGATGGCAACCTTCATGAAGGAGATATCATTCTCAAG ATCAATGGTACAGTGACAGAGAACATGTCTTTAGCTGATGCCCGAAAATTGATTGAGAAATCACGTGGGAAACTCCAGCTGGTTGTTCTCAGGGACCGAAAGCAGACACTGCTCAACATTCCTTCACTGAACGACAGTGACTCAGAAATGGATG atatttctgaaatagaGTCAAACAGATCATTCTCCCCTCAAGACGACAGATTACATCATTCTGATCTAGATTCACATTCATCcaatgaaaaactgaaagagaaaccAAA tgCAAAAGAGGATCCCTCCAGTAGGATGTCCAGAATGGGAGCAATGCCTACTCCATTCACATCAACTGGTGACATTGCTACTCCTGCTGCTACAGCTGTAGACtcaaacaaagaaatgaagtaCCAAGATGACCCAGCAG TGCCTCAGCCAAAAGCAGTTACACGGACAATTCTCAAACCCAGCCCGGAAGACGAAGCGATATATGG TCCTAATACAAAAATGGTGAGATTCAAGAAGGGGGACAGCGTGGGTCTACGACTGGCTGGTGGAAATGATGTAGGGATATTTATTGCTGGAATTCAAGAAGGTACCTCAGCTGATCAGGAGGGACTGCAGGAAGGAGATCAGATCCTTAAG GTAAACACTCAAGACTTCAGAGGTATTGTTCGGGAAGAAGCTGTTTTGTATCTCTTAGAAATTCCCAAAGGTGAAACTGTGACAATTTTGGCTCAAAGCAAATATGAAG TCTACAGAGACATCATGGCCTGTGGCAGAGGAGATTCATTCTTCATCAGGAGTCATTTTGAGTGTGAAAAAGAGTCACCACAGAGCTTAGCATTCACCAGAGGGGAGATATTTAGAGTAGTTGATACACTGTATGATGGCAAACTGGGAAACTGGCTGGCTGTGAGAATTGGAAATGAACTGGAAAAGGGTCTCATTCCAAATAAGAGCAG AGCTGAACAGATGGCCAGTGTTCAAAATGCCCAAAAGGACGGCTCAAGTGACAGGGCAGATTTCTGGAGAACACGTGGCCAGCGATCTGGAGCGAAAAAGAATCTGAGGAAGAGTCGTGAAGATCTGACAGCTATTGTATCTGTGAGCACAAAATTCCCAGCTTACGAGCGCGTTCAGCTGCGTGAAG ctggtTTTAAGAGACCTGTGGTGATATTTGGCCCTATTGCAGATGTTGCTATGGAGAAGTTGTCAAATGATTTGCCTCACTTGTACCAGACAGCAA AGACAGAACCCAGAGATGCAGGTTCGGAGAAGTCAACTGGGGTAGTGCGCTTGAACACAGTGAGGCAAATCATTGAGCAG GATAAACATGCTCTGTTGGATGTTACTCCTAAAGCAGTGGACCTGCTAAATTACACCCAGTGGTTTCCAATAGTGGTGTTCTTTAACCCAGACAGTAAGCAGGGTGTGAAGACCATGAGACAAAGGCTATGTTCTACATCAAACAAGAGCTCGAGAAAACTTTACgagcaagcaaacaaactgaAGAAGACTTGTTCCCACCTCTTTACAG CAACCATTAATTTGAATTCAGCCAATGATAGCTGGTATGGTAGCCTGAAGGATACAATCCAGCAACAGCAAGGAGAAGCAGTATGGGTATCGGAAGGAAAG ATGGATGGCATGGAAGATGATGCAGATGATCGTATGTCCTACCTTACTGCCATGGGTGCTGACTATTTGAGCTGTGACAGTCGGCTGATCAGTGACCTCGAGGATACAGATGGAGAAGGTGGTGCATACACTGACAATGAACTTGATGAGCCTTCAGAGGAACCAAGGATTTCATCTGTTAGCCGGTCCTCTGAACCTGTGTATCATGAGGAG agtttaaaaaaatttactcCAGAACCAAGGGCTCAGTTGAGAAAAGCTGGTAGCAGGGAGATCCTCAGAGAACCAAGTCCACCTCCAGCATTCAAGCCTGAACCACCTAAG GGAAAGTTGCAAAACAAAGAGGATCCGTATGACTTCCCCAAGAACTATGACTCCAAATCAAGTAATGTTGCTGTCAGCAGTGAGACTTCAACTGTATCAGTAAAAGCAGCACCACCACCTGTTTCTGTGAAACCTGCCTTTGGGCGTCTCATTCTGAGAAACTCTCAGCCAGCAGTCGtgcctgcagaggaggaggaggaggcaaagttggaagaggaaggaagcgAACAAGAAAATACTCCAAAATCAGTACtgaggaaagtaaaaatatttgaggAGATGGATCACAAGGCAAGGATGCAAAGAATGCAAGAGCTACAAGAGGCCCAAAATGCCAGG cttGAAATAGCCCAGAAGCATCCGGATATTTATGCCGTCCCTGTCAAAACACAGAAGTCAGAACAAAACTGGCCCCAGCCAATGAG CTCCAGGCCTCCAGAACCCCAGAAGCCTCCTGTTAGACCTTACCTGGAGAACCGTGTCAGTTACAGCAGTGatgtggaagaggaggaggaggaatacCGCCGGCAGCTGGCAGACCACTCTAAGAAGGGCTATTATGGACAGCCATCCAGATACAGAGACACAGAATTGTAG
- the TJP2 gene encoding tight junction protein ZO-2 isoform X1 yields MRYKKYITILEAAIGITPLNKRELLPEGRHANLWQHPGEQTTALPSPCEWDWEHSCTSSPKHHTASRQRHSKIIIPPKAPGMEELIWEQYTVTLQKDSKRGFGIAVSGGRDNPHFENGETSIVISDVLPGGPADGLLQENDRVVIVNGTPMENVLHSFAVQQLRKSGKVATIVVKRPRKVQAAALKRSPSLDYEDRALDVMDDHAEFDGKSARSGYSERSWHSGNGGRSQSWGNSLDQSYRDEQDRGRNRSRDRDRECSYSRDRSRGRSVDRSLDRDYRRDRSRGRSIDRDGGYERDYRGDYSPPSYSHGSLSDPRYGREMRSRSRDRLRSRSPSPEIHHQHEYIGPQDPPISVLLTKGRHNEEYGLRLGSQIFIKEMTRTGLATKDGNLHEGDIILKINGTVTENMSLADARKLIEKSRGKLQLVVLRDRKQTLLNIPSLNDSDSEMDDISEIESNRSFSPQDDRLHHSDLDSHSSNEKLKEKPNAKEDPSSRMSRMGAMPTPFTSTGDIATPAATAVDSNKEMKYQDDPAVPQPKAVTRTILKPSPEDEAIYGPNTKMVRFKKGDSVGLRLAGGNDVGIFIAGIQEGTSADQEGLQEGDQILKVNTQDFRGIVREEAVLYLLEIPKGETVTILAQSKYEVYRDIMACGRGDSFFIRSHFECEKESPQSLAFTRGEIFRVVDTLYDGKLGNWLAVRIGNELEKGLIPNKSRAEQMASVQNAQKDGSSDRADFWRTRGQRSGAKKNLRKSREDLTAIVSVSTKFPAYERVQLREAGFKRPVVIFGPIADVAMEKLSNDLPHLYQTAKTEPRDAGSEKSTGVVRLNTVRQIIEQDKHALLDVTPKAVDLLNYTQWFPIVVFFNPDSKQGVKTMRQRLCSTSNKSSRKLYEQANKLKKTCSHLFTATINLNSANDSWYGSLKDTIQQQQGEAVWVSEGKMDGMEDDADDRMSYLTAMGADYLSCDSRLISDLEDTDGEGGAYTDNELDEPSEEPRISSVSRSSEPVYHEESLKKFTPEPRAQLRKAGSREILREPSPPPAFKPEPPKGKLQNKEDPYDFPKNYDSKSSNVAVSSETSTVSVKAAPPPVSVKPAFGRLILRNSQPAVVPAEEEEEAKLEEEGSEQENTPKSVLRKVKIFEEMDHKARMQRMQELQEAQNARLEIAQKHPDIYAVPVKTQKSEQNWPQPMSSRPPEPQKPPVRPYLENRVSYSSDVEEEEEEYRRQLADHSKKGYYGQPSRYRDTEL; encoded by the exons GCCCCAGGCATGGAAGAGCTGATATGGGAACAGTACACAGTGACCTTACAAAAG GATTCAAAACGAGGATTTGGGATTGCAGTTTCTGGCGGCAGAGATAACCCTCATTTTGAAAATGGTGAAACATCGATAGTCATTTCGGATGTTCTCCCAGGTGGTCCAGCAGATGGATTACTTCA agaaaatgaCCGAGTGGTCATAGTTAATGGGACCCCGATGGAAAATGTTCTGCATTCTTTTGCAGTTCAGCAGCTTAGGAAAAGTGGAAAAGTGGCCACCATC GTAGTGAAAAGACCAAGGAAAGTGCAGGCTGCTGCGCTGAAGAGAAGCCCCTCCCTTGACTATGAGGACAGAGCTCTAGATGTAATGGATGACCATGCAGAATTTGATGGCAAAAGTGCTCGAAGCGGCTATAGTGAGAGAAGCTGGCACAGTGGGAATGGAGGGCGCAGCCAAAGCTGGGGAAACAGCCTGGATCAGAGCTATAGAGATGAGCAAGACCGAGGGCGTAACCGAAGCAGAGACCGTGACAGGGAATGCAGCTACAGCCGTGATCGAAGTCGTGGTAGGAGCGTTGACAGGAGCTTGGATCGAGACTACAGAAGAGATcggagcaggggaaggagcatCGACAGGGATGGTGGCTATGAACGGGACTACAGAGGAGACTACAGTCCACCCAGTTACAGTCATGGATCTTTATCTGATCCTAGATATGGGAGGGAAATGAGGAGTCGTAGTCGGGACAGGCTTCGTTCCCGCAGTCCTTCACCTGAAATACACCACCAACATGAGTACATTGGACCGCAGGATCCACCAATCAGTGTTCTCCTAACAAAAGGCAGACATAATGAAG AATATGGACTCCGTCTTGGAAGTCAGATCTTCATAAAAGAAATGACCCGTACTGGCCTAGCAACCAAAGATGGCAACCTTCATGAAGGAGATATCATTCTCAAG ATCAATGGTACAGTGACAGAGAACATGTCTTTAGCTGATGCCCGAAAATTGATTGAGAAATCACGTGGGAAACTCCAGCTGGTTGTTCTCAGGGACCGAAAGCAGACACTGCTCAACATTCCTTCACTGAACGACAGTGACTCAGAAATGGATG atatttctgaaatagaGTCAAACAGATCATTCTCCCCTCAAGACGACAGATTACATCATTCTGATCTAGATTCACATTCATCcaatgaaaaactgaaagagaaaccAAA tgCAAAAGAGGATCCCTCCAGTAGGATGTCCAGAATGGGAGCAATGCCTACTCCATTCACATCAACTGGTGACATTGCTACTCCTGCTGCTACAGCTGTAGACtcaaacaaagaaatgaagtaCCAAGATGACCCAGCAG TGCCTCAGCCAAAAGCAGTTACACGGACAATTCTCAAACCCAGCCCGGAAGACGAAGCGATATATGG TCCTAATACAAAAATGGTGAGATTCAAGAAGGGGGACAGCGTGGGTCTACGACTGGCTGGTGGAAATGATGTAGGGATATTTATTGCTGGAATTCAAGAAGGTACCTCAGCTGATCAGGAGGGACTGCAGGAAGGAGATCAGATCCTTAAG GTAAACACTCAAGACTTCAGAGGTATTGTTCGGGAAGAAGCTGTTTTGTATCTCTTAGAAATTCCCAAAGGTGAAACTGTGACAATTTTGGCTCAAAGCAAATATGAAG TCTACAGAGACATCATGGCCTGTGGCAGAGGAGATTCATTCTTCATCAGGAGTCATTTTGAGTGTGAAAAAGAGTCACCACAGAGCTTAGCATTCACCAGAGGGGAGATATTTAGAGTAGTTGATACACTGTATGATGGCAAACTGGGAAACTGGCTGGCTGTGAGAATTGGAAATGAACTGGAAAAGGGTCTCATTCCAAATAAGAGCAG AGCTGAACAGATGGCCAGTGTTCAAAATGCCCAAAAGGACGGCTCAAGTGACAGGGCAGATTTCTGGAGAACACGTGGCCAGCGATCTGGAGCGAAAAAGAATCTGAGGAAGAGTCGTGAAGATCTGACAGCTATTGTATCTGTGAGCACAAAATTCCCAGCTTACGAGCGCGTTCAGCTGCGTGAAG ctggtTTTAAGAGACCTGTGGTGATATTTGGCCCTATTGCAGATGTTGCTATGGAGAAGTTGTCAAATGATTTGCCTCACTTGTACCAGACAGCAA AGACAGAACCCAGAGATGCAGGTTCGGAGAAGTCAACTGGGGTAGTGCGCTTGAACACAGTGAGGCAAATCATTGAGCAG GATAAACATGCTCTGTTGGATGTTACTCCTAAAGCAGTGGACCTGCTAAATTACACCCAGTGGTTTCCAATAGTGGTGTTCTTTAACCCAGACAGTAAGCAGGGTGTGAAGACCATGAGACAAAGGCTATGTTCTACATCAAACAAGAGCTCGAGAAAACTTTACgagcaagcaaacaaactgaAGAAGACTTGTTCCCACCTCTTTACAG CAACCATTAATTTGAATTCAGCCAATGATAGCTGGTATGGTAGCCTGAAGGATACAATCCAGCAACAGCAAGGAGAAGCAGTATGGGTATCGGAAGGAAAG ATGGATGGCATGGAAGATGATGCAGATGATCGTATGTCCTACCTTACTGCCATGGGTGCTGACTATTTGAGCTGTGACAGTCGGCTGATCAGTGACCTCGAGGATACAGATGGAGAAGGTGGTGCATACACTGACAATGAACTTGATGAGCCTTCAGAGGAACCAAGGATTTCATCTGTTAGCCGGTCCTCTGAACCTGTGTATCATGAGGAG agtttaaaaaaatttactcCAGAACCAAGGGCTCAGTTGAGAAAAGCTGGTAGCAGGGAGATCCTCAGAGAACCAAGTCCACCTCCAGCATTCAAGCCTGAACCACCTAAG GGAAAGTTGCAAAACAAAGAGGATCCGTATGACTTCCCCAAGAACTATGACTCCAAATCAAGTAATGTTGCTGTCAGCAGTGAGACTTCAACTGTATCAGTAAAAGCAGCACCACCACCTGTTTCTGTGAAACCTGCCTTTGGGCGTCTCATTCTGAGAAACTCTCAGCCAGCAGTCGtgcctgcagaggaggaggaggaggcaaagttggaagaggaaggaagcgAACAAGAAAATACTCCAAAATCAGTACtgaggaaagtaaaaatatttgaggAGATGGATCACAAGGCAAGGATGCAAAGAATGCAAGAGCTACAAGAGGCCCAAAATGCCAGG cttGAAATAGCCCAGAAGCATCCGGATATTTATGCCGTCCCTGTCAAAACACAGAAGTCAGAACAAAACTGGCCCCAGCCAATGAG CTCCAGGCCTCCAGAACCCCAGAAGCCTCCTGTTAGACCTTACCTGGAGAACCGTGTCAGTTACAGCAGTGatgtggaagaggaggaggaggaatacCGCCGGCAGCTGGCAGACCACTCTAAGAAGGGCTATTATGGACAGCCATCCAGATACAGAGACACAGAATTGTAG